One window of the Candidatus Neomarinimicrobiota bacterium genome contains the following:
- a CDS encoding cupin domain-containing protein translates to MQKSPPVANINDLVKYQSDSVVSKTLIKGEKGSVTLFAFDKGQGLSEHTAPFDALVHVIEGEADVTVAQKSHVVQTGQMIILPANKPHALQAVVPFKMVLVMVRE, encoded by the coding sequence ATGCAGAAATCACCCCCAGTTGCAAACATAAACGATCTTGTGAAATACCAGTCTGACTCCGTCGTCAGCAAAACGCTGATCAAGGGTGAGAAGGGAAGCGTAACGCTGTTTGCTTTCGACAAAGGTCAGGGGCTGAGTGAACATACGGCGCCTTTTGACGCCCTCGTCCACGTTATCGAAGGAGAGGCAGATGTGACGGTGGCCCAAAAATCACATGTTGTACAGACCGGGCAGATGATTATCCTGCCGGCAAACAAACCTCACGCCTTACAGGCAGTTGTACCGTTCAAGATGGTGCTCGTGATGGTGAGGGAATGA
- a CDS encoding outer membrane lipoprotein-sorting protein yields MPRLASCLLITFSTLQPQVTALEIMQKVEAQSEPSDVISTTVITMTKITKTKERSRSREIKSFQKSFQEGSFVSKSLIRFTKPADVKGTGFLSWDYREAGKYDDQWLYLPELRKVKRVQVGQNTGRFMGTDFTYEDLAGRSIDEDGYVLLGRETVFGSDCYKLEAFPREEKPSYSKRIIWVDAERWVVRKVEFYDLKGRLLKILTVPEMRKDGQYWTIVKMIMENTQKPHRTTLETVQIEYDGGISEDRFLVTSLKRL; encoded by the coding sequence ATGCCCAGACTGGCCAGTTGTCTTCTCATTACTTTTTCCACACTGCAACCGCAGGTTACCGCCCTCGAAATCATGCAGAAGGTGGAGGCCCAGTCTGAGCCGAGTGATGTCATCTCTACGACAGTCATAACCATGACCAAGATCACGAAGACTAAGGAACGCAGTCGAAGCCGTGAGATTAAGTCATTCCAGAAATCCTTCCAAGAGGGCAGCTTTGTATCCAAGTCTCTTATCCGCTTCACAAAGCCGGCCGATGTTAAAGGAACCGGATTTCTTTCATGGGACTATCGCGAAGCGGGCAAATACGATGATCAGTGGCTCTATCTGCCGGAGCTGCGCAAAGTGAAGCGTGTCCAGGTGGGCCAGAATACTGGACGATTCATGGGGACTGATTTTACCTATGAAGATCTTGCCGGTAGGAGCATAGATGAAGACGGCTATGTCCTGTTGGGGAGAGAGACTGTTTTCGGTTCAGATTGCTACAAGCTCGAAGCCTTTCCGAGAGAGGAGAAGCCGTCCTATTCGAAGCGGATCATCTGGGTAGATGCTGAGCGGTGGGTGGTGCGGAAAGTGGAGTTCTATGATTTAAAAGGACGGTTATTGAAGATTTTGACCGTCCCGGAAATGAGAAAAGACGGCCAGTACTGGACAATCGTGAAGATGATCATGGAAAATACTCAGAAGCCCCATAGAACAACACTCGAAACCGTGCAGATTGAGTACGATGGGGGGATTAGTGAGGATCGTTTTCTCGTCACATCCCTGAAGCGTCTATGA
- a CDS encoding PhoU domain-containing protein has translation MWKELTKLWKSHDLLVQAWDQSYEMLEIARAMYFEAVRILRESDDTEINREIRRSDKKVNAYERDVRRKVMTHCALQGPTDLPGGMVLVSIVIDIERIGDYSKNILDLAEAHPLRLTVIPYEESLNEIENQIKERFDQTITVLKDQAVEEAREMMSTFKTEVSGICDQIVNDLAKGKVKDISAGDSAALALYVRYLKRISSHLNNMISSVVNPFDRIGFREK, from the coding sequence ATGTGGAAAGAACTGACAAAACTGTGGAAATCGCATGACCTGCTGGTTCAGGCATGGGACCAATCTTATGAGATGCTGGAAATCGCCCGTGCTATGTATTTTGAAGCAGTGAGGATTCTTCGAGAGAGTGATGATACTGAAATAAACAGGGAGATTCGTCGGAGCGACAAGAAGGTAAATGCCTACGAACGGGATGTGCGCAGAAAAGTGATGACCCATTGTGCCCTGCAAGGGCCCACTGATCTTCCCGGCGGAATGGTCCTTGTGAGTATTGTCATTGATATCGAGCGAATCGGCGACTACAGCAAGAACATTCTCGATCTGGCAGAGGCCCATCCCTTGAGATTAACTGTGATTCCCTACGAAGAATCCCTGAACGAGATCGAGAATCAGATAAAAGAGAGATTTGATCAGACGATCACTGTTCTCAAGGATCAGGCAGTTGAAGAGGCAAGAGAGATGATGAGCACATTCAAGACTGAGGTCAGCGGTATTTGTGATCAGATCGTTAACGATCTGGCCAAAGGAAAAGTAAAAGATATATCGGCTGGCGACTCCGCTGCTCTAGCACTATATGTCCGATACCTAAAGCGAATCAGCTCCCATCTGAACAATATGATCTCGAGTGTTGTAAACCCATTCGATCGCATCGGTTTCCGAGAGAAGTAG
- a CDS encoding Na/Pi symporter: protein MTSQSKLIKMLTIIVTIYLFLLSIKLLGHSFKQFKDLAEVMIKMTSNPFAGLIIGIVATSLIQSSSTTTAIVVGLVAGNALSLSNAIPIIMGANIGTTVTNTLVSLGHIKSREEFRRAFSASIVHDFFNICVVIVLFPVEMKFHIIERTASLLKHGFFGAGGLKMFNPLKIVLNPAISWLDHIFSLLPYKSALMIVFSLLLMFASLTFLVKTIRVLMLTKMEVIIGNYLFRNDIFGFIFGILMTAIVQSSSVTTSLIIPLAGAGLVSVRQIFPYTLGANIGTTVTAILAAMATQNSVAITVAFSHLCFNIFGILLFYPLKFIPIRLALFVGDKAGSSTKHLILFITVYILLHFVPVALIFLT, encoded by the coding sequence TTGACTTCCCAATCCAAACTGATCAAGATGCTGACTATTATTGTCACCATCTATCTATTCTTGCTCAGCATCAAACTGCTCGGACACTCCTTCAAACAGTTTAAGGATTTGGCTGAAGTAATGATTAAGATGACCTCCAATCCCTTCGCCGGTCTCATCATCGGCATCGTTGCCACCAGCCTAATCCAGAGTTCATCAACGACAACTGCCATCGTGGTCGGTCTTGTTGCCGGAAATGCTCTCAGTCTGAGCAACGCCATCCCTATCATCATGGGAGCAAACATCGGGACTACCGTCACGAATACGCTTGTTTCTCTCGGTCATATCAAGAGCAGGGAAGAATTCCGCAGGGCATTCTCCGCGAGTATCGTACACGACTTCTTTAATATATGTGTTGTCATCGTCTTATTCCCTGTTGAGATGAAGTTTCACATCATTGAGCGAACTGCTTCTCTATTAAAACACGGATTCTTCGGAGCCGGTGGATTGAAGATGTTCAATCCTTTGAAGATTGTTCTCAATCCCGCCATCAGTTGGCTTGATCACATCTTCTCTCTGCTGCCCTACAAAAGTGCTCTTATGATCGTCTTTTCACTCCTCCTCATGTTCGCATCACTAACTTTCTTAGTAAAGACAATTCGGGTTCTGATGTTGACGAAGATGGAAGTAATCATCGGCAACTACCTTTTCAGAAACGATATCTTCGGTTTCATATTCGGCATATTGATGACGGCCATAGTCCAGAGTAGTTCCGTCACCACTTCTCTTATCATACCTCTGGCAGGTGCTGGTCTTGTATCTGTGAGACAAATCTTCCCGTATACTCTTGGCGCAAACATAGGAACGACGGTGACCGCAATCCTAGCCGCCATGGCAACTCAGAACAGTGTAGCCATCACCGTCGCCTTTTCTCATCTCTGTTTCAATATTTTTGGAATCCTTTTGTTCTACCCCCTCAAGTTCATCCCCATTCGGCTGGCCCTGTTTGTGGGTGACAAAGCCGGTAGCTCTACCAAACATCTGATCTTATTCATCACTGTCTATATCCTTCTGCATTTTGTGCCGGTAGCATTGATTTTCCTAACCTGA
- a CDS encoding spore germination protein GerW family protein, producing the protein MAVSELIKNVMKELESVMQTKTVVGDPISAGDYTVIPVSKVSFGFGAGGGGSDEKKKGNTGEGVGGGWSIEPLAFFVVGKEGARLYSLKQEESIMGRLFDLAPKVADTVKDYMDKKGGDERDAEE; encoded by the coding sequence ATGGCTGTTTCCGAACTCATCAAGAATGTCATGAAGGAACTGGAAAGTGTGATGCAGACAAAGACTGTTGTAGGAGATCCCATCTCGGCGGGAGATTACACAGTCATTCCTGTTTCAAAGGTCAGTTTCGGTTTTGGTGCCGGCGGTGGCGGTTCCGATGAAAAAAAGAAAGGCAATACAGGCGAAGGTGTCGGCGGCGGCTGGAGCATTGAACCGCTGGCTTTCTTCGTTGTCGGTAAGGAAGGCGCCCGGCTCTATTCGCTGAAACAGGAGGAAAGTATCATGGGCCGGCTCTTCGATCTGGCACCAAAAGTTGCCGATACTGTCAAAGACTATATGGACAAGAAGGGGGGTGATGAGAGAGACGCTGAAGAATAA
- a CDS encoding DUF2953 domain-containing protein, translating to MATFLLILASFAAIVVLFLFLSWYIRFQASILLKENELDYRIAVALGGRNMGIGFARIESMSYLFLGSPGRERFKWRLGGKKPEEKKVTAEAKEKQPISKRWSKITAIPYGKLLAAVKRSIKWRDFGIRGVFGWQNPAVTGQFFGALSILNAFIGSHRFNVNMTPDFDRQIVDLDCRSAVSFRPAVLAWRLGSTYLFHKR from the coding sequence ATGGCTACGTTTCTCCTCATTCTCGCAAGCTTCGCAGCGATCGTCGTCCTATTTCTGTTTCTGTCTTGGTATATCCGCTTTCAGGCAAGCATTCTGCTGAAGGAGAATGAGTTGGACTACCGGATAGCTGTGGCACTGGGAGGTCGAAATATGGGGATCGGATTTGCCCGGATCGAAAGCATGAGCTACCTGTTCCTCGGCTCTCCTGGAAGGGAACGGTTCAAGTGGCGCCTGGGCGGAAAGAAACCGGAAGAAAAAAAAGTGACTGCTGAAGCGAAGGAGAAGCAACCGATCTCGAAGCGATGGTCGAAGATTACGGCCATCCCTTACGGAAAACTGCTGGCTGCGGTGAAGAGATCAATCAAGTGGCGCGATTTCGGGATCAGAGGCGTTTTCGGCTGGCAGAATCCGGCAGTGACAGGCCAGTTCTTCGGCGCACTGTCAATTCTCAATGCATTCATCGGCAGTCATAGGTTCAATGTAAATATGACGCCGGATTTCGATAGGCAGATCGTGGATCTCGACTGCAGATCAGCTGTCAGTTTTAGACCAGCCGTCCTGGCATGGCGGCTCGGGTCCACGTATCTCTTTCACAAACGTTAA
- a CDS encoding PhoH family protein, producing the protein MKKTVELRDVDPLGIAGVADVNLKILEDAFPCKILLRGSTVTLEGKKEDTAQVEEVLKEMMRTYSRKNSLTDGDVRSLVALISNGDHVPQEQQESVILYTKQGAIMPRSEGQRRLYDLARSNDMVFAIGPAGTGKTYLAVAFAVAAYKNREVKRIVLSRPAVEAGERLGFLPGDLREKIDPYLTPLYDALNEILSAATLKSLMSKRVIEVIPLAYMRGRTLNNAFVILDEAQNSSAMQMKMFLTRLGPNSRAIITGDVTQIDIPEKEESGLLQAVRILKGIDGIGFVELTETDVVRHKLVKDIIIAYSGSNQKGKRDG; encoded by the coding sequence ATGAAGAAGACAGTTGAACTTCGTGATGTAGATCCGCTGGGAATTGCCGGCGTTGCCGATGTGAATCTGAAGATCCTTGAGGATGCTTTCCCGTGTAAGATTCTACTGCGGGGCAGCACAGTCACTCTTGAGGGGAAAAAGGAGGATACAGCACAGGTGGAGGAAGTGCTCAAGGAAATGATGAGGACGTACAGCAGGAAAAATTCGCTCACCGACGGCGATGTCCGTTCTCTTGTAGCTTTGATCTCGAACGGGGATCACGTTCCGCAAGAGCAGCAGGAGTCTGTCATCCTGTATACCAAGCAAGGCGCCATAATGCCCCGATCTGAGGGGCAGAGAAGACTCTACGATCTTGCACGATCGAACGATATGGTTTTTGCCATCGGTCCGGCGGGAACGGGGAAGACCTATCTGGCAGTGGCCTTTGCTGTGGCGGCTTACAAGAATCGGGAGGTAAAGAGAATCGTACTTTCGCGGCCTGCGGTGGAGGCAGGTGAGCGGCTCGGTTTTTTGCCCGGTGATCTGAGAGAAAAGATCGATCCTTATCTGACCCCGCTCTATGATGCGCTCAATGAAATCCTTTCGGCGGCGACCCTCAAGTCACTCATGTCAAAGCGGGTGATCGAAGTGATACCTCTGGCGTACATGCGGGGCAGAACTTTGAATAACGCCTTTGTCATCCTAGACGAAGCCCAGAACAGTTCCGCCATGCAGATGAAAATGTTTCTCACAAGGCTCGGCCCCAATTCGAGAGCCATCATTACCGGCGACGTGACGCAGATCGATATTCCGGAGAAGGAGGAATCGGGACTTCTGCAGGCGGTAAGGATTTTGAAGGGAATCGACGGTATCGGCTTCGTGGAGCTGACGGAAACCGATGTCGTCCGCCACAAGCTGGTAAAAGATATCATCATAGCCTACAGCGGCAGCAATCAAAAGGGGAAAAGAGATGGATAG
- a CDS encoding thiolase family protein has protein sequence MDSQRSAVIAGARRTPIGTFEGSLSGISAVQLGATAVKASLKTSSLAHDAVDEVIMGNVLPAGLGQAPARQTALAAGLPESTECLTVNKMCGSGLKAVMLAAQAVQLGDADAVVAGGMENMSRAPYLLPKGRKGYRLGHGEVLDSVVVDGLWDVYNDKHMGSCAETCNRKHNFSRAEQDEFAKESYSRAQRAQEDGSFAAEIIPVKVTLRKGTVTVSEDEEPKRANFDKMTRLKPAFEKNGSVTAANASKINDGAAAMVILAEDAAAELGVTPTARIVAQASIAQEPEWFTTAPISAIRKVLDRASMSLADIDLFEINEAFSTVALVAMRELDVSHDIVNVRGGAVALGHPIGASGARILVTLLHAMESLDKERGIAAICIGGGEASAVIVERI, from the coding sequence ATGGATAGTCAGCGTAGTGCTGTCATCGCTGGTGCGCGGCGCACACCTATAGGAACTTTTGAAGGTTCTCTCAGTGGTATTTCGGCTGTCCAACTCGGTGCTACCGCCGTCAAGGCTTCCCTGAAAACATCATCTCTCGCACACGATGCGGTTGATGAGGTGATTATGGGAAACGTCCTGCCGGCCGGATTGGGTCAGGCGCCGGCGCGTCAGACCGCCCTCGCCGCGGGGCTGCCGGAATCTACCGAGTGTCTCACCGTCAACAAGATGTGCGGCTCCGGCTTGAAAGCTGTGATGCTGGCCGCCCAGGCGGTGCAGCTGGGCGATGCTGATGCAGTTGTAGCCGGAGGCATGGAGAATATGAGTCGCGCCCCTTATCTGCTACCCAAGGGGAGAAAAGGTTACAGACTGGGGCACGGTGAAGTACTCGACAGCGTGGTAGTAGACGGTCTGTGGGATGTATACAACGATAAACATATGGGCAGTTGTGCCGAGACGTGCAACCGGAAACACAACTTTTCCCGGGCAGAGCAGGATGAGTTTGCCAAGGAGTCTTACTCCCGGGCTCAGCGGGCACAGGAAGACGGTTCTTTCGCCGCCGAAATCATCCCGGTAAAAGTAACATTGAGAAAAGGTACTGTTACAGTGTCGGAGGATGAGGAACCGAAACGGGCTAATTTCGACAAGATGACCAGACTGAAGCCTGCCTTCGAGAAAAACGGCAGTGTCACCGCTGCCAACGCCTCCAAGATTAACGACGGCGCCGCGGCTATGGTTATATTGGCGGAGGATGCGGCGGCCGAACTTGGCGTGACGCCCACGGCGCGGATTGTGGCGCAGGCGTCCATCGCACAGGAACCGGAGTGGTTCACCACGGCTCCCATCAGTGCCATCCGCAAGGTGCTGGACAGGGCGAGCATGTCTCTGGCTGATATCGATCTTTTTGAGATTAACGAAGCTTTTTCCACGGTGGCTCTGGTGGCTATGCGCGAGCTGGACGTGAGTCATGACATCGTGAATGTCCGGGGCGGTGCGGTAGCACTGGGACATCCAATCGGTGCCAGCGGAGCGAGAATCCTGGTGACCCTACTCCACGCCATGGAGTCTCTGGATAAGGAGCGGGGCATTGCCGCAATCTGTATCGGCGGGGGTGAGGCGTCGGCGGTGATTGTGGAGAGAATCTGA